The Bacteroidota bacterium genome contains the following window.
TCAGGCGGCCTCAAGCGCCGCGCCGATATTGTTCGCGGAGTTTTGCATAAACCCCGCGTGCTTTTCCTGGATGAGCCTACAACAGCACTTGATCCTGCAGCACGACACGGGTTCTGGCAATTGCTGCATACCCTGCGACAGGAAGAAAACCTTACCCTCATTTTGGCAACCCATCTGCTCGAAGAAGCTGAGCAATGTGATGAAGTTGTCATTCTAGATGCCGGCCGTGTAGCCGTTGCAGGCAACCCCTCAACGCTACGTGAGGAACTGGGCAATCAGATGCTTTGGCTAGCCTCGCAAGAAGCAGAAAAGCTCGGCGCCTCAATTGCGGATGCGTATGCCTTTCCTGTGCAAACGCTCGATAATGCAGTCTGCCTGTCAGATCCTAAAGCCATCGAAGCCTTGCCGGCATTCTATGCGGCCTTTCCTGAGTTGATTGATAGTGCGACAATCCGCAAACCTACACTCGAAGACGTTTTCCTCACAACAACTGGCCACCAGTACCTGGCCCAACTCGACTAGTACTTCCCCACATGTTCTACGTACTGCAAGCTCTTTGGAAACGTGAAATTATCAAATTCGTGCGGGATCGAAGCCGGGTGATTGGCGCCCTTGCACAACCGATTGTTTTCTGGCTCCTGCTCGGACTCGGGTTCCAGCGCTCTTTTGCACTCCCTGGTGTTGACACCGCATCCGTCAACTACCTGGAATACCTTTTTCCCGGCATCATAGCGCTGATGATTCTGTTTACAGCGATTTTCTCTACCATATCGATTGTAGAAGAACGCAAATCTGGCTTTTTGCAGGCTGCGCTGATAGCACCCATTTCCCGAACCTCGTTTGTTTTTGGCACAACCCTGGGTGGTACAACGCTCGTGCTATTACAAACCTTATTGCTGCTGTTGTTGCTACCTGCCATTGGCCATGTCCCTTCCTTCGCAGGATTTCTGGTGATTGCCCTTACCTGCTTCCTCACTGGCCTGTCATTCACAGCGCTGGGGGTATCCATTGCCTGGATTATGTCTACCACGCGCGGCTTCCATGCAATCATGAACCTCTTCCTGCTTCCGCTATGGATGTTGTCTGGTGCCTTCTTCCCGTATGCCGGCGCATCCAGGGTTTTGCAATGGTTCATACTCCTGAACCCTGTTTCTTACGCGGTAGATGCCCTCCGTATAGGCATGTACATGCCAGGAGAAGTGCCAGAAACACTGCAGAGCCTGCCTGTTTCGCTGCTTATTACTGCACTTTTTGCGGCCTTCACCATCGGGGTTGCTGTATGGGTAATTCGCCGCCCCATGTTTAAAGCCTGAGACCAGGCAAACCTCCGTCCGAGAAGCGCGTTTACGGGCTGGACAATCCCTCAGCGCTATGACTCCGGCTACAGAAGAATCGGCTACAGAAGAATCGGCTACCAATTTATTTACCCTGAGCCGCGAGGCATTGGAGCAGTACGCAAAAGATGCAGGACAACCCGCTTTCCGGGGCAGGCAACTTTTCCAGTGGATGTATGGCAAAGGCGCGCGTACGTTTGAGGAAATGACCAACCTGCCCAAAGCATTCAGGCATCACCTCGAAGAGCATGCAACCATCAAGCATCTCACGCTTGATCTCATGCAGATTGCCAAAGACCGCACCATGAAGTGCCTGTTCAAACTGCCCTCAGGCTTGCAGGTTGAGTCCGTGCTCATTCCCGACTTCAACGAGAACAACGAAGCCAAACGCCTCACTGTATGCGTATCAAGCCAGGTAGGCTGCGCCATGAGATGCTCATTCTGTGCAACCGGACTCATGGGGTTCAAGCAAAATCTGAACGCTGCCGAGATTTATGATCAGGTATGGCAGCTAAATGAGCTGGCCCTTGAACATTTTGGCAGACCAGTCACCAACATCGTCTACATGGGCATGGGTGAGCCGATGCAAAACTACGACAGCGTGTTGCAAAGCACACGGCTACTTACCGATGACGAAGGATTGGGGCTTTCTCCAAAACGCATAACTGTTTCCACGGTAGGCCTTGCGCGACGCATCCGTCAGTTGGCTGATGATGAGACACGGTTCAATTTGGCCGTTTCGCTGCACGCGCCTACGGATGAAAAACGTAGCTCCATCATGCCGGTAAACCGCAATGAGCGGACAGATGTAAAAGCGCTGATGGATGCCCTCACGTATTACACCAAAAAAACAGGCCGGCGTATCACGTTTGAGTACTGCATGTTTGACGGTTTCAATGATACACCTGAAGATGCCCAGCATCTCGCGGCGCTTTCAGCACGTTTTCCGTCGAAAGTCAACCTGATCATGTACAACCCCGTCTCAGCAGTGCCGTTTTCTAAAACCAGCGAGGCGCGATTAAACGCGTTCATCAAGGTGCTGACACAGAAAAAGGTACTGGTGACGGTCCGACGCAGTAGAGGCCAGGATATTGATGCCGCCTGTGGCCAGTTGCTTGTAAACCAGCAAGCTAACTAATAAGGCAAGAACGCTAATTGTATGGGTAATTTGAAAAGTAAACACCGCAACACGGTTGAGAAAGTCTTGCTTGGGGGTATAGGCTCCTTTTTTCTTATTTTGTTATTCCCCCAGGGTGTTAGATATTTCTTTCGTAATGTCTTTGCCGGCTTGATCCACGCGATCGTGACCATTTTACTGTCCGGATTATTGACACAGAAACTGTTTGAGAAAATCACCCAAGACGGAAGAGACACTTGATGTTGTCCAACCCCAATGACCGCCCCGGCAAAATTGGTATCATAACGCAAGGGGCGCTGAGCAAAGGCGTCGAGATGAAGCTCGATGCTTCGGTGTCTATTGAAGAAGTAGTGGCTGGCACGTTTGTCGTCATTCAAGGTGCGCAATACGATTTTTTCTCAATGATCACGGATGCGCGCATCGATGCATCTAACGAAGGCATTCTCCTCCATCCACCGGGCGAGTCAGACCAGCTCCTGCGCGATGTAATGCACGGCACTGCCACATATGCGACCATCTCGCTCAAACCCATGCTGATGCTGCCCAACGGCAAACATCAGGACTTGCAAGACGAAGCGCCGCGCGTTGTCAAAACCATTCCCTCCCACTTTTCGCTTGTCGCCAGGGCAACAGCCGACGATGTAGCCCGCATTTTTGGCCACGAAGCAAACGACGGCGGAAAGACCTACTTCTTCATGGGTGAACCGTTGGGCATGGAAAACATTCCCGTCTGTATCAACCTCAAACGGTTTGTAGAGCGCTCGAATGCAGTCTTTGGGAAAACAGGCACAGGCAAAACATTTTTGACCCGGCTATTGCTGAGCGGCACCATCAAAAACGACCGGGCTGTCAACCTTATTTTCGACATGCACTCGGAGTACGGACTCAATGCGCGCCAGGAAGGCGGCACAGCGTTTGTAAAAGGCCTCAGAGAGCTCTTCCCCTCCAAGGTAGTCATCTTCTCCCTCGACCCGAAGTCGACGCGCAACCGCGGTGCTACACCTGATCTCGATGTCTATCTGTATGCTGATCAGATATTACCGGAAGATATCCTGCCCTTGCGCGAGACATTGTCGTTAAACGCAACTGCGGCGGAAAGCGCGTTTTTGGTACGGCAAAAATTTGGCAAGGCCTGGCTACAGAAGATCCTCGAAACGGATGCTGCCGGCATCGAAGATCTGGCCAAAACTTGCGGCGCAAATACCAGTTCGCTCGAAGCGTTGAAGCGAAAACTTAGTCCGTTTGTACAGTACGATTTCTTCAGCACCGAAAGCTCTGGTGGCAAACAGGATGTTATCAAATCATTGATTTCATATATCGATGAAGGCAAATCGATCGTACTCGAGTTTGGGAAATACGATGATCTGAAGGTGTACCTGCTGGTTGCCAATGTGATTACGCGCCGGCTGCGAGACGCCTATGAGCGTAAAACTAGTACCTATCTGCAAACAAAAAATGAGGCAGACAAACCCAAGCCGCTGATCATCACCATTGAGGAAGCCCACAAATTCCTCAGTCCTGGTATTGCAAGAGAAACCCCGTTTGGGAATATTGCGAGAGAGATGCGCAAGTTCTTCGTATCGCTGCTTGTTGTAGACCAGCGCCCCAGCGCCATCGACGAAGAGGTACTCAGCCAGATTGGCACCAAGATCGTCGCCCAACTGAGCGATGAGAAAGACATCGGCGCAGCCCTCGTAGGCACCAGCAACGCATCCAGCCTCAGGCAAATTCTAGCATCACTCGACTCCAAACAACAAGCGCTCGTGCTGGGCCATGCCGTCCCCATGCCCGTGGTTATGAAAACCCGTACATACGACGAGGCCTTCTATGAGGACATGACACAAGACCACCCCACCTCCGCCGACGACGCCCGTGATGAGATGAAAGACATGTTCTACTAAGCAACCTCCAAAACTCCTAACGCTTCACTCCTAACTCACCCCCCAATCGCCCCCTGGGCCCTCAATTCATCTTTCGATAATCGCGGACGACTCCTGAATTCGTTTGGCGCTCCAGTCACGCGATCAAACTCGTCTGGCGTCCTGAACTCAGGATCGGTGTCACCACTTGCTTCGCGCATGGCAGCCAGGCGCGCGCGCATGTTTAGCAAGACTTCCTGATGGCTTGATGACCCCACCAGATTTTCCAACTCAAAAGGATCTGCAACGACGTCGTACAACTCCTCTGAAGGCCTTGGTGCATTAAAAATGCGCAGCTGATCTGCGTTCAGGGCACCTGCTTCTTTCAAGAGATAGGTAGCTTTGAATGCCCGCCCGGTGAGCGCATCAGCAGGCGGTGTGTTGGCATGTTCAGGGAAGAAATTCCGAATATACTTGTACTGATGGGTGCGTACCGCGCGTCCAAAATCATCGTGATCATGCCAGTGGTCTTCAGCATAGATAGCGCCGCGAATTTCGGCTTCGGGGTTCGTGAAGATGGGAGAAAAATCGAGCCCTTCAAAGTTTTCAGGCACAGCCACGCCGGCAAGCGAAAGAAACGTAGGTGCGATGTCTACCGCACTCACCAGGCTGTTGGACTGCGAAGCGGCATCAACCGATGCCGGCCATTTAACAAGAAAAGGAGTCTTGATGCCGCCGTCATACAAAGTGGTTTTATCGCGCTGGAAAGGCCGGCCGTTGTCGCTCATGAAAAGTACCAGCGTATTTTCGGCAATACCCTGCGCTTCCAGCTCATCAAGTATCAGTCCTACATAGGAGTCGAGCCGGCTAACTTCGTCGTAGTACAGCGCGAGATCCGCGCGGACTTCCGACACATCTGGCATGTATGGCGGGACAATCACATCATCAGCCGTGTGCGGCTCATCAATGGCGCCCTCTTCATAGATCCTGTGGGGATCCACAGCAGCGAGCCAGAGGAAAAACGGTTGCTCTACCGGCCGGTCGCGAAGCAGCGAGAGCCAGTTTTCACACCCACTGCCATCACCTTCTGGCGGCAAGTCTTTACCATCAGCCGACAACGCAAAACCAATAGTGCCTACGTCTCGGATCACGTCAAACCGGTCGCGCACGGCATCACCAAGATGCCACTTGCCGGCCTGCGCCGTCCAATAGCCAGATTCTTTGAGTTTTTCTACGAAAGTAATCTGCTCACCAGGAAGCGGGAAATGTAATTGCTCCGCATCGGTGTTGTGAGGATACTGCCCTGTGAGGATACTGCTTCGACTGGGACTGCATGAGCTTGTCGTGAGGAATGCCTGATTAAACTGCATCCCCTCTTTCGCCATCCGATCCAGGTTTGGCGTTTTGATGTGCGGGTGTCCGTAAGTGCCAAGGTCATCCCACGACAGGTCATCTGCGATGATAACGATGAGATTGGGTGGCGAGGATGCAGCTTCATTGGTTTCGGGCGAAGCACAACCGCCAATCAGGCAGGAAGCGAGTACAAAGAGAACGAACGCAGGAATACGAGAAATCACGAGCACAACGGGATTGGTGGGAAAGGTGTGTTAGGCCACACGCTTTGCTAACCGTGCTTCTGCCAGCAGGGTTAACAAAGCCCACTGTATGCTCCGGTGCCCCTCATCGTTAATCCACCATTCCAGCAAAGAATGTGCATGGCCTCCTTCACCACCTCTTCCGATTGTTATGCCAGGAATACCCTGGGAAATCGGGATATTTGAGTCAGTAGAAGAAATCGAAAAGGTTGGCGTTCCCCCGAGCAAGTGGGCTGCAGCCACTGCATATTGCACAATTGGAACGTCTTTTTCAATACTTCCTGAGGGTCGGTTGCCGATCATATCAACATTAACCTTCAAAAGTGGCCCGGAGCGCCGCATAATATTCTGCGCATCCAGCGCTTCTGCAATTGCTGCGTGTAACAAGGAATCAATCGCACTGAGCCGGCCTGGATCTTCCGAACGCAGATCAATTTCCATCCAGGAGACAAAAGGTATAGAGTTTATGGAAGTGCCACCACCCAGCCGGCCAATATTGTAGGAGGTTCTGGCCCCCTCCTCAGTAAACGCATCAGCTTTTTCTACAAACTTACTGATTGCATCACCCAATGCATGGTGCGGATTTGCCATCCCAAACGCACCCCACGAGTGCCCGCCGGGACCCCTGAACGTAACCCGATAGCGATGCGACCCCAAACCGCGATGCACAATATTGCCAAACCGTCCACCATCAATGGCAAGCCAGGCGTCAATGCCAGGTCCTTCATTGCTAAACAGGTGTTTGACGCCACGCAAATCGCCAAGGCCTTCCTCTCCTACCGTACCGATGAACAGTACATCCGCTTCCGTTTCAATACCAGACTGCGCCAAGGCACGCAAGACGGTTAGTACCTCGACCAGGCCCCGGGAGTCATCTCCAACGCCCGGCGCAAAAAGGGTATCTCCCCGAATCACCACGTTCACGTTGGTCCCTTCCGGAAATACAGTATCCAGGTGCGCCGACAATGCTACCGTGCGCCGATCCTGCGTGGCATGCCGGCCCTGCTGCCCCTTGCGCAAGCCCAGGACATTACCAACGGCATCAATCCAAACAGAGTCTGCGCCGGCTTCTTGTAACAGGTCTGCAAACAGGGCTGCGCGTGCCGCTTCC
Protein-coding sequences here:
- a CDS encoding sulfatase — protein: MISRIPAFVLFVLASCLIGGCASPETNEAASSPPNLIVIIADDLSWDDLGTYGHPHIKTPNLDRMAKEGMQFNQAFLTTSSCSPSRSSILTGQYPHNTDAEQLHFPLPGEQITFVEKLKESGYWTAQAGKWHLGDAVRDRFDVIRDVGTIGFALSADGKDLPPEGDGSGCENWLSLLRDRPVEQPFFLWLAAVDPHRIYEEGAIDEPHTADDVIVPPYMPDVSEVRADLALYYDEVSRLDSYVGLILDELEAQGIAENTLVLFMSDNGRPFQRDKTTLYDGGIKTPFLVKWPASVDAASQSNSLVSAVDIAPTFLSLAGVAVPENFEGLDFSPIFTNPEAEIRGAIYAEDHWHDHDDFGRAVRTHQYKYIRNFFPEHANTPPADALTGRAFKATYLLKEAGALNADQLRIFNAPRPSEELYDVVADPFELENLVGSSSHQEVLLNMRARLAAMREASGDTDPEFRTPDEFDRVTGAPNEFRSRPRLSKDELRAQGAIGG
- the rlmN gene encoding 23S rRNA (adenine(2503)-C(2))-methyltransferase RlmN → MTPATEESATEESATNLFTLSREALEQYAKDAGQPAFRGRQLFQWMYGKGARTFEEMTNLPKAFRHHLEEHATIKHLTLDLMQIAKDRTMKCLFKLPSGLQVESVLIPDFNENNEAKRLTVCVSSQVGCAMRCSFCATGLMGFKQNLNAAEIYDQVWQLNELALEHFGRPVTNIVYMGMGEPMQNYDSVLQSTRLLTDDEGLGLSPKRITVSTVGLARRIRQLADDETRFNLAVSLHAPTDEKRSSIMPVNRNERTDVKALMDALTYYTKKTGRRITFEYCMFDGFNDTPEDAQHLAALSARFPSKVNLIMYNPVSAVPFSKTSEARLNAFIKVLTQKKVLVTVRRSRGQDIDAACGQLLVNQQAN
- a CDS encoding ABC transporter permease, whose protein sequence is MFYVLQALWKREIIKFVRDRSRVIGALAQPIVFWLLLGLGFQRSFALPGVDTASVNYLEYLFPGIIALMILFTAIFSTISIVEERKSGFLQAALIAPISRTSFVFGTTLGGTTLVLLQTLLLLLLLPAIGHVPSFAGFLVIALTCFLTGLSFTALGVSIAWIMSTTRGFHAIMNLFLLPLWMLSGAFFPYAGASRVLQWFILLNPVSYAVDALRIGMYMPGEVPETLQSLPVSLLITALFAAFTIGVAVWVIRRPMFKA
- a CDS encoding M20/M25/M40 family metallo-hydrolase, producing the protein MYKQLSFILWMMGTVWMSGCLSEEAQKTVPVSDKTVSDVFELDEILEQYVGDLRAEGQVVQAFEVIEALEPQTRSDHILITETPAPPFKEAARAALFADLLQEAGADSVWIDAVGNVLGLRKGQQGRHATQDRRTVALSAHLDTVFPEGTNVNVVIRGDTLFAPGVGDDSRGLVEVLTVLRALAQSGIETEADVLFIGTVGEEGLGDLRGVKHLFSNEGPGIDAWLAIDGGRFGNIVHRGLGSHRYRVTFRGPGGHSWGAFGMANPHHALGDAISKFVEKADAFTEEGARTSYNIGRLGGGTSINSIPFVSWMEIDLRSEDPGRLSAIDSLLHAAIAEALDAQNIMRRSGPLLKVNVDMIGNRPSGSIEKDVPIVQYAVAAAHLLGGTPTFSISSTDSNIPISQGIPGITIGRGGEGGHAHSLLEWWINDEGHRSIQWALLTLLAEARLAKRVA
- a CDS encoding ATP-binding protein; protein product: MLSNPNDRPGKIGIITQGALSKGVEMKLDASVSIEEVVAGTFVVIQGAQYDFFSMITDARIDASNEGILLHPPGESDQLLRDVMHGTATYATISLKPMLMLPNGKHQDLQDEAPRVVKTIPSHFSLVARATADDVARIFGHEANDGGKTYFFMGEPLGMENIPVCINLKRFVERSNAVFGKTGTGKTFLTRLLLSGTIKNDRAVNLIFDMHSEYGLNARQEGGTAFVKGLRELFPSKVVIFSLDPKSTRNRGATPDLDVYLYADQILPEDILPLRETLSLNATAAESAFLVRQKFGKAWLQKILETDAAGIEDLAKTCGANTSSLEALKRKLSPFVQYDFFSTESSGGKQDVIKSLISYIDEGKSIVLEFGKYDDLKVYLLVANVITRRLRDAYERKTSTYLQTKNEADKPKPLIITIEEAHKFLSPGIARETPFGNIAREMRKFFVSLLVVDQRPSAIDEEVLSQIGTKIVAQLSDEKDIGAALVGTSNASSLRQILASLDSKQQALVLGHAVPMPVVMKTRTYDEAFYEDMTQDHPTSADDARDEMKDMFY
- a CDS encoding ABC transporter ATP-binding protein; its protein translation is MSSSAVSVHGVSYHYGSFQALDQVSFDVAHGAFFGLLGPNGSGKTTLFRILSTLMPPEEGVCKVFGHDTTSASSNVRASISMIFQQPSLDEELTVRENLTFHGRMYGMPARQLRERITVLAEKMGVADRLDDRVKKLSGGLKRRADIVRGVLHKPRVLFLDEPTTALDPAARHGFWQLLHTLRQEENLTLILATHLLEEAEQCDEVVILDAGRVAVAGNPSTLREELGNQMLWLASQEAEKLGASIADAYAFPVQTLDNAVCLSDPKAIEALPAFYAAFPELIDSATIRKPTLEDVFLTTTGHQYLAQLD